The following are from one region of the bacterium genome:
- a CDS encoding MerR family transcriptional regulator: protein MRLRQTSTARLVPISVASEITGVEVHTLRYWEKEFNEFFDPVRTTGGQRRYRPDDIEAVLCIKRLLKDEMYSIAGARRALRARKERQVA from the coding sequence ATGAGATTACGCCAGACCAGCACTGCACGGTTGGTACCTATCAGTGTCGCTAGTGAAATCACCGGTGTAGAAGTACACACATTACGCTATTGGGAAAAGGAATTCAATGAGTTCTTCGATCCCGTTCGTACAACCGGTGGACAACGCAGGTATCGACCTGACGACATCGAGGCGGTGCTTTGCATCAAACGTTTACTCAAAGACGAGATGTATAGCATTGCAGGTGCACGCAGAGCGTTGCGCGCACGAAAAGAGCGCCAGGTGGCTTAA
- a CDS encoding glycosyltransferase has product MISKANQSASKKRTKNPTPTIEEFIALGRNYMEASDFVNFEKTHAKALKFYPNEPELNYQAGFVRLYNKQEDDALEPFLKAWASDDNKERNARALLILRDYFLCKADWLKRRRGLPTTNLQIKQARQSAKIIKETLEASGLTVNDNEPVGGSLSLCMIVKNEERFLAQCLDSVKGLVDEIVLVDTGSTDKTVEIANKYGAKVFYSDWTNDFSAARNVSLSHATCDWVLVLDADEALDIGSFPIIEEAISRPQFGGYLTSILSYLNANNKNDVFTHPTVRLFRRLSCAKFVGSIHEQVMASINEPGHQIGFLYGTSILHYGYEKTISAERKKNERAIEMLEKEVKKNPDNLFQIFNLANTYYCDKQYVKAIEILSKKAELIPLDWSIAPATYHIWAAALVELHREEEALKVADMASKFSLGMPPLLYLRALSLLRLERYEDALKQIRLIRETNWTSEAVGDLTVMTYKADAVEGQALVELKRYDEAEPILLKAYKQAPDYPAIPYALGKLYGIKGRLDKADKLLRSAAANSEYAAPALSTLADCYIEQGLKSKAAAVWGEICDILPNDISFWQKWNSLAEEAQDHFQIVLSYQWLSSHGPMISTHYVNWGRALVALGQFEEALQKYKVAIEANPDANAFFNAGDLLYHLGAYNEAYNTYQIGLEMDSKCTEGWFMLGNSLLQMQIYDAARVAFKQVLTLSPNHEATIDTLDLLEEATKQAVS; this is encoded by the coding sequence ATGATATCCAAAGCCAATCAATCCGCTTCCAAGAAAAGAACGAAAAATCCAACTCCAACAATCGAAGAGTTTATCGCTCTCGGCCGTAACTATATGGAAGCTAGCGATTTCGTTAATTTCGAAAAAACACACGCCAAAGCTCTAAAATTTTATCCTAACGAACCGGAACTGAATTATCAGGCCGGTTTTGTGCGTTTATATAACAAACAGGAAGATGACGCTTTGGAACCGTTCCTTAAAGCATGGGCTTCGGATGACAACAAGGAACGAAACGCACGAGCTTTACTGATCTTACGCGATTACTTCCTATGTAAGGCAGATTGGTTAAAACGCCGAAGGGGATTGCCGACTACAAATCTACAAATTAAACAAGCACGCCAAAGCGCAAAGATCATTAAAGAGACTCTGGAAGCATCCGGCTTGACGGTCAATGATAATGAACCAGTTGGAGGCTCTCTTTCACTTTGTATGATCGTTAAGAATGAAGAACGGTTCTTGGCACAATGTTTGGATAGTGTAAAAGGACTGGTGGATGAAATTGTTCTTGTAGATACAGGTTCTACCGATAAAACCGTTGAGATAGCAAATAAATATGGCGCAAAGGTTTTTTATTCGGATTGGACAAACGATTTTTCAGCGGCTCGAAATGTCTCATTATCGCATGCGACATGTGATTGGGTCTTGGTGCTCGATGCGGATGAAGCTTTGGACATTGGCAGCTTCCCAATCATTGAGGAAGCTATCTCAAGACCGCAATTTGGTGGATACTTAACCTCCATCCTCAGCTATCTTAATGCTAATAACAAGAACGATGTCTTCACACACCCCACTGTGCGCCTTTTCAGACGTTTGAGCTGCGCTAAGTTTGTGGGCAGTATCCATGAACAGGTAATGGCATCAATCAATGAACCTGGACACCAAATCGGATTTCTTTATGGAACATCAATCCTGCACTATGGATATGAAAAGACAATATCGGCTGAGAGAAAAAAGAATGAACGCGCCATTGAAATGCTCGAGAAAGAAGTCAAAAAGAACCCGGATAACCTCTTCCAGATTTTTAATTTAGCAAACACCTATTATTGCGATAAGCAGTATGTAAAAGCCATCGAGATATTATCGAAGAAAGCTGAGCTTATCCCATTAGACTGGTCGATAGCTCCTGCTACATATCATATCTGGGCCGCTGCGCTTGTGGAACTACATCGAGAAGAGGAAGCGCTTAAAGTTGCCGATATGGCATCGAAATTTTCGTTAGGTATGCCTCCGCTTCTATATTTGAGAGCATTGTCACTCCTTCGGCTTGAAAGATATGAAGATGCTCTAAAACAGATACGTCTGATACGCGAAACGAATTGGACAAGCGAAGCGGTGGGTGATTTAACAGTAATGACCTACAAAGCGGATGCCGTTGAAGGTCAAGCGCTGGTTGAGTTAAAGCGATATGATGAAGCCGAACCCATCTTATTGAAAGCCTATAAACAAGCGCCTGACTACCCTGCAATCCCATATGCCCTTGGAAAACTATATGGAATCAAGGGTCGGCTGGATAAAGCGGATAAGTTGCTGCGAAGCGCAGCCGCTAACAGTGAATACGCCGCTCCTGCCCTTAGTACTTTGGCCGATTGTTATATTGAACAAGGTTTAAAGTCAAAAGCTGCTGCAGTATGGGGCGAAATTTGTGATATTCTGCCTAATGATATTTCATTCTGGCAAAAATGGAATTCCCTCGCAGAAGAGGCGCAGGATCATTTCCAGATAGTGCTCTCATACCAGTGGCTCTCTTCTCATGGCCCAATGATAAGTACGCATTACGTGAATTGGGGACGCGCTCTTGTAGCGTTAGGACAATTTGAAGAGGCCCTCCAGAAATATAAAGTTGCCATAGAAGCCAACCCAGATGCAAATGCATTCTTCAACGCCGGAGACCTACTATATCATCTTGGAGCCTATAATGAGGCTTATAATACCTATCAAATCGGGCTTGAGATGGACAGCAAGTGTACAGAAGGTTGGTTTATGCTCGGAAATAGTTTATTACAGATGCAAATATACGACGCTGCTCGCGTAGCTTTTAAACAAGTACTAACTCTTTCACCCAACCATGAAGCAACGATCGATACTCTTGATCTCTTAGAAGAAGCAACAAAACAAGCGGTTTCTTAA
- the ispH gene encoding 4-hydroxy-3-methylbut-2-enyl diphosphate reductase → MAEEKKKFKVALANAYGFCFGVRRAVQIVEQARQERFGKLTTLGPIIHNPQVVNKHQQMGIELAANLEDISDGTVVMSAHGVPPSTIQRAKELGLDIIDVTCPFVVKVHRAAKIMAQEGYTIVIVGDKGHSEVKGVLGTVESVGGKVFVVSTPEEVADLPIGRKVGVVCQTTQKASNFAAVLGEIALRSYETRSYNTICGATDELQSAALALSNESDVILVIGGKNSANTRRLRDICESHGVPTYHIETRDEIQPEWLEGKSVVGVTAGASTPDSVINDVLDWLSCGEVRVPENKKPYDIPRDTK, encoded by the coding sequence GAAGAGAAAAAGAAATTCAAAGTGGCGTTGGCAAATGCTTATGGGTTTTGTTTTGGGGTGCGTCGGGCGGTGCAGATTGTTGAGCAAGCTCGGCAAGAGCGATTTGGAAAGCTGACAACCCTTGGGCCAATCATCCATAACCCACAGGTTGTCAATAAGCACCAGCAGATGGGCATCGAGTTGGCAGCTAATCTCGAAGACATCTCTGATGGCACCGTAGTCATGTCCGCTCATGGAGTTCCACCAAGTACTATCCAACGAGCAAAAGAACTCGGGCTTGATATAATCGACGTTACCTGCCCCTTCGTCGTCAAAGTCCACCGCGCCGCCAAAATAATGGCGCAAGAAGGCTACACTATTGTAATTGTAGGCGACAAAGGCCATAGTGAAGTCAAAGGGGTGCTTGGCACGGTTGAATCGGTCGGTGGCAAGGTCTTTGTTGTCTCAACACCGGAAGAAGTTGCCGATCTGCCAATTGGCAGAAAAGTCGGCGTTGTTTGCCAGACAACCCAAAAGGCATCCAACTTTGCAGCCGTTCTGGGAGAAATCGCCCTCCGCTCGTACGAAACACGCTCCTACAATACAATCTGCGGCGCAACCGATGAGCTTCAATCAGCGGCACTGGCTCTAAGCAACGAATCGGATGTCATCCTGGTTATTGGCGGTAAAAACAGCGCCAATACTCGCCGTTTACGAGATATCTGCGAATCGCATGGGGTGCCCACATATCATATCGAAACCAGAGATGAAATTCAGCCTGAATGGCTCGAGGGCAAGAGCGTTGTAGGAGTAACCGCCGGCGCTTCAACTCCAGATTCCGTAATTAATGATGTTTTAGACTGGCTTTCATGTGGCGAGGTTCGCGTCCCAGAGAATAAAAAGCCATATGATATTCCACGCGACACGAAATAA
- a CDS encoding zinc-binding dehydrogenase, translated as MQTKALICDEKQNFTLSDVILPEPTSKDILVRALYTGVSIGTEFAIIRGKLNWGPYPLCTGYQGAGVVDWAGSEVEDFKVGDKIYYRDGSKMTLADGSPVSSAAGTHCAYTLMDPKKAHGCAHAPEGINMAVAGMFVMPAVGFFGTDMAGVRMGDIVVVHGVGLIGLGVVAACTARGAVVMAVDIDDKRLAMAKKFGADYLVNSSKQDANVELRSLGKNGADVVFEATGIPELVEPAMQLCRERGKFVWQGNYGSQVSFNFGLPHGKMLEMYYPCNDGLEPCRRAVTKQMAMGTLKWEETITHCVTPEEAPDLYDRINKNNAPDVIGAVIHWSD; from the coding sequence ATGCAAACGAAGGCACTTATTTGTGATGAAAAGCAGAACTTTACCCTCTCTGATGTGATTCTTCCGGAACCGACTTCGAAAGATATTCTTGTTCGCGCATTATATACTGGTGTTAGTATCGGAACGGAGTTTGCGATCATTCGCGGCAAGCTTAATTGGGGGCCATACCCTCTATGCACTGGTTATCAAGGTGCCGGGGTGGTTGATTGGGCAGGAAGTGAAGTCGAGGACTTTAAAGTCGGCGATAAGATTTATTATCGTGACGGCTCAAAGATGACCTTGGCTGACGGTTCGCCTGTATCCTCTGCGGCAGGAACGCACTGTGCTTATACTCTAATGGACCCAAAGAAAGCTCATGGATGCGCCCATGCTCCCGAAGGGATTAACATGGCTGTGGCGGGTATGTTCGTGATGCCAGCGGTTGGTTTTTTCGGCACGGATATGGCTGGAGTTAGAATGGGCGATATCGTTGTCGTTCATGGGGTTGGCCTTATTGGCCTTGGGGTGGTTGCCGCATGTACCGCTCGTGGAGCGGTAGTGATGGCGGTTGATATCGATGACAAGCGGCTTGCAATGGCCAAGAAATTTGGCGCAGATTACCTCGTTAATAGCTCCAAGCAAGATGCTAATGTTGAATTGAGGAGCCTTGGAAAGAATGGCGCGGATGTGGTTTTTGAGGCAACGGGCATTCCTGAACTAGTTGAGCCTGCGATGCAACTCTGCCGTGAGCGCGGGAAATTCGTTTGGCAAGGCAATTATGGTTCACAAGTATCTTTCAACTTTGGTTTGCCGCATGGGAAAATGCTCGAGATGTATTACCCCTGCAACGATGGCCTTGAGCCTTGCCGAAGAGCCGTCACAAAACAGATGGCGATGGGAACGCTGAAATGGGAAGAAACGATAACCCATTGCGTTACCCCTGAAGAAGCGCCTGATTTGTACGATCGAATCAATAAAAACAATGCCCCCGACGTTATCGGTGCAGTCATCCACTGGTCAGACTAG